One Pecten maximus chromosome 7, xPecMax1.1, whole genome shotgun sequence genomic window carries:
- the LOC117331280 gene encoding inter-alpha-trypsin inhibitor heavy chain H3-like has product MLSIMSVYYAVLICIVVLSRIEAQTKKPRIYFLHVKSDIRYRFATTVVTSKVVNPDLTAHESTFDVTLPNEAFISNFTLTVGNEVYVGNVTTKETAQQVYEKDRSQGKSAAQVSVKPRETNTFNIQINVAADDKVTFELRYQELLQRKLGAYSHLIYLKPGEPVADLRIEVDIDESRNITNLKIPPIKSNLFTIKDQKDADAAITITRPSPERAHILFQPSLNTQTAGNSNGLDCQFKVKYDIDRNFDGGDLLMVNGYFVHFFAPSGLPPKPKDVVFILDKSGSMRGRKMAQLKKAMSTILSQIQSEDRLNILTFSSSIYPWEMEAKLLSASPGNIERADTYVKHTLASGGTNIDGALRRGVALLDERKDKTRAPVLIFLTDGEPTVGQRNPEEILKNVMKFNEDNIPIFSLAFGGNADYKFIKRLAAQNNGFGRKIYEDADAALQISDFYSEISAVLLQNVTFRYLPGSVDKNTLTKTIVPNMFQGSEVVVAGKMANALTYDIKPNVIATDSNGLVTLDVPTDGVIHLNSTLDSDSYSITEKIWAYLTIKQWIQKRDGSTDETEQGKLKQNIITMALKYNFVTPFTSMVVSLPDKLQSSAVDLLPDSPESVSSGSRFTGLPMATGQPVQMARSFPPARSRSFFTRSRSPSRLRKFGNRRMSPVQNQVAFSQNSRPRLHSVGRFNALKRGSSFGPLIRRVAGAAKSNSNSFKTSSQNTGGGSSLGVSPGKTRPVTTPHNRNTMKSTTPQHESTSGYTLGGIKGIELPLCLKNPSQADEAKRYTLFRDIDTGTRVKVRFTHSQDGTTRINYVTIDAKTVTELFPTHLVENGVRHAWNSNTFFTYVQGSRGSGVKLEVTSLNNNRLIVNFNFTENTSENIEGSLALPINGTIKDNPNLNTFPNSQIKELSLLAKKLGSVRLMMIPVELSTVMKCWVVRSTLPWVL; this is encoded by the exons ATGCTGAGCATCATGAGTGTGTATTACGCTGTACTGATATGTATTGTAGTCCTCAGCAGGATCGAAGCTCAAACAAAG AAGCCGAGAATCTACTTTCTTCACGTCAAGTCCGATATCAGATATAGGTTTGCTACTACAGTCGTCACCAGTAAAGTGGTGAACCCTGACCTTACGGCGCATGAATCAACATTTGACGTCACACTTCCAAACGAGGCATTCATCTCTAACTTTACATT AACTGTGGGGAACGAGGTATACGTTGGTAACGTCACGACGAAAGAGACCGCCCAACAGGTGTATGAAAAGGACAGGAGTCAAGGCAAATCTGCCGCACAGGTCTCTGTCAA GCCAAGGGAAACAAATACGTTCAACATTCAAATTAATGTTGCTGCTGATGACAAAGTAACATTTGAACTACGCTACCAGGAACTACTTCAACGGAAGTTGGGTGCCTACAGTCACTTGATCTACTTAAAGCCAGGGGAGCCTGTGGCGGACCTCAGGATTGAGGTGGATATTGATGAATCTAGAAATATAACGAACTTGAAAATCCCACCAATCAAGAGCAACTTGTTCACAATAAAGGATCAAAAag ATGCCGATGCAGCTATAACCATCACGCGTCCGTCCCCAGAGAGAGCTCACATCTTGTTCCAACCTAGCCTTAATACACAAACAGCAGGCAACTCGAACGGCTTAGATTGTCAGTTCAAAGTCAAATATGACATCGATAGGAACTTTGACGGCGGTGATCTCTTG ATGGTAAATGGCTATTTCGTTCATTTCTTTGCCCCGAGTGGCTTACCACCTAAACCAAAGGACGTTGTATTCATATTGGATAAAAGTGGATCTATGCGTGGGAGAAAGATGGCCCAGCTGAAAAAAGCCATGTCTACGATCTTATCTCAGATACAATCCGAGGACAGAttgaatattttaacatttagtTCAAGTATTTATCCATGGGAAATGGAGGCAAAGCTCCTTTCTGCATCTCCAGGGAATATTGAACGGGCAGATACGTATGTGAAACACACTTTAGCAAGTGGAG GTACAAACATTGACGGTGCACTCAGAAGAGGAGTTGCCTTGTTAGACGAACGGAAGGACAAGACAAGAGCGCCTGTCCTTATATTTCTAACCGATGGGGAGCCTACGGTAGGACAAAGAAATCCAGAGGAAATACTTAAGAACGTTATGAAATTCAACGAAGATAACATACCTATTTTTTCTCTTGCATTCGGTGGTAATGCAGattataaatttattaaaagaCTGGCAGCTCAGAACAATGGCTTTGGGCGCAAGATCTATGAGGACGCTGATGCTGCCCTTCAAATCTCAGATTTTTACTCCGAAATTTCAGCAGTTCTCTTGCAGAACGTCACATTTAGATATCTTCCGGGCTCTGTGGATAAAAACACATTGACAAAAACGATAGTCCCCAACATGTTTCAAGGATCTGAAGTTGTTGTAGCTGGTAAAATGGCGAACGCATTGACGTATGATATCAAGCCGAACGTTATCGCTACTGACTCTAACGGTTTGGTTACTCTTGACGTACCTACAGACGGAGTGATACATCTCAATTCTACACTAGATTCCGACAGTTACTCTATCACAGAAAAGATATGGGCCTATCTTACCATTAAACAATGGATACAGAAGAGGGACGGATCGACAGACGAAACAGAACAAGGGAAACTAAAGCAGAATATCATAACAATGGCGTTAAAG tacaacTTTGTAACTCCCTTTACATCAATGGTGGTGTCATTGCCGGATAAACTACAATCGTCGGCCGTTGATCTCCTCCCGGACAGTCCTG AGTCTGTGTCTTCTGGATCACGTTTTACTGGTCTTCCAATGGCCACAGGACAACCCGTCCAAATGGCTCGTTCATTTCCCCCCGCAAGATCGCGTTCCTTCTTCACGAGATCTCGTTCACCATCTAGGTTACGAAAGT tCGGTAATCGAAGAATGAGTCCCGTACAAAATCAAGTAGCATTCAGCCAGAATTCAAGGCCAAGGCTCCACTCTGTCGGTCGATTTAATGCTTTGAAAAGAGGATCGTCTTTCGGTCCCCTAATCAGACGTGTAGCTGGTGCTGCTAAATCAAACAGCAACAGTTTCAAAACATCATCTCAGAATACTGGAGGTGGTTCGTCATTGGGCGTCTCTCCTGGTAAAACTCGGCCTGTGACAACACCACACAACAGGAACACTATGAAATCTACAACACCACAACATGAAAGTACTTCCG GTTACACTCTAGGTGGAATTAAAGGTATTGAGCTGCCATTGTGCTTGAAGAACCCCAGTCAGGCCGACGAGGCAAAGCGTTATACTCTGTTTCGGGACATAGACACGG GGACTCGTGTAAAAGTCAGGTTTACACACTCTCAAGATGGAACAACACGCATCAATTACGTAACGATTGATGCCAAGACCGTGACCGAGTTATTCCCGACACATCTCGTTGAGAATGGGGTGAGACATGCATGGAATTCCAATACATTTTTCACATACGTGCAGGGAAGCCGAGGGTCCGGAGTTAAACTAGAAGTGACGTCGCTAAACAATAACAGGCTCATCGTTAACTTTAATTTTACGGAAAACACATCTGAAAACATCGAGGGATCCCTAG CTCTTCCGATTAACGGCACCATTAAAGATAATCCCAATCTAAATACATTTCCAAACAGTCAAATCAAAGAGCTTTCTTTGCTGGCTAAGAAGTTAGGGAGTGTCCGACTGATGATGATACCGGTGGAATTAAGTACCGTAATGAAATGTTGGGTTGTCCGATCTACACTTCCCTGGGTTTTATAG